GCGGCGCGGCGCGAGCGAACTCACGCAAGAGCTGCGGATGCCGCTGCCTCCAGCCGGACCGACTATGTGGACGTAAACAGTTCTGAGGAGGCAGTGATGAAGCGCAACATCTGGACATACGGCGGGGTGGTGGCGAGCTTCGTACTCATCGCGTTCGGCATCGTCTCGATCGTGGTTGCATTGAACGGCCGGTCCGAGGTCCGTTCGGACGTGAAGCGCGAGGCCATCGTCGGTTCGCCCGACATGACCCCCGTGGCCATCAAGGCAGAGGCCCAGAAGGCCGGCCTTAAGGACGTGTCGATCCCGAGCTGCACGGTGGCGAACCAGACCATCGACACCGGCGCGAAGGCGAAGTGCTTCGCGAGCTACATGCGGATCCACACGCTGGAGGCCACTGGTGGCAAGACCTACGCCGAGATGCCTCGCTACGCGACGGCTGACGGCAAGGGCACGAACGACACGGCGGCCGCCCTGCAGAAGAACGGCCAGCCCGTTGACAACCCGGCCCGGAACATCTGGGTGACCGAGACGGCACTCACCACCGCGCTGAACACCTCCTACTTCGCGGAGCAGGTGTCCATGTTCTCGCTGGTGATGGGCATCGCGCTCCTGCTGAGCGGCCTGGGCTTCGGGGTCCTGACGATCAGGCTCCTCGCCCCCGCGACGCGCAAGGAGGAGTCGGAGGCCAAGGCAGTCGCCCCCGCCGCGACGCCGGCCACCGGCCACTAGCAGCAAGTCCCATCAACCACATGCGCCGGAGGCCGCTGGGCAGCCTCCGGCGCAGGTGCTTCGGTAACCGATATGGCAGCGATCGTTGAGACAGACAGACTCACGAAGCGCTACGGCGCTGCCCGGGGCATCGAGGAGGTCTCGCTGGAGGTGCAAGCCGGTGAGATCTTCGGCTTTCTCGGGCCCAACGGCGCCGGCAAGACCACGGCCATCCGCACGCTGCTCGACCTGCTGCATCCCACGTCGGGGAGCGCGCGCATCTTCGGGCTCGACAGCCATCGCCACAGTCGCGCGATTCGCGCGAGGCTGGGGAACCTGCCGGGCGACTTCAGCACCGACGAGCGCCTCACCGGCCGCGCGTTCCTCCAGTTCTGCGCGGAGGCACGTGGCGTACCTGGCCTCGGCGCCGCTGCCGAGCTGGCGCGCCGTTTCGAAGCTCAGCTCGACCGTCCGGTGGGCGAGCTGTCGAGCGGCAACCGCCAGAAGATCGGGCTGATCCAGGCACTCTTCCACGGGCCGGAGCTGCTGCTCCTCGACGAGCCCACCACCGGGCTCGACCCGCTCATGCAGGAGGAGTTCCTCGCGGTGATCGGCGAGCATCGGAACGCGGGCGGAACCGTGTTCCTCTCCTCACACGATCTCGACGAGGTGGGGCGCGTGTGCGATCGCGTGGGGATCATCCGCGAGGGGCGCCTGATCGCGGTTGAGCACGTCTCGGAACTTCGGCATCGCGCCTACCACCACGTATCGATCGACTTCGAGGCGCCGGTGGACGCAGGCGATTTCGCGCGCATCCCGGGCGTGACGTCGCTCGTGGCGGAAGGCGGTCACGTGGCGTTCAAGATCGAGGGCGAGCTGGACCCGGTGGTGAAGGCCGCGGCGCGCCACACGGTTACCGACATGGAGGTGACCGAGCCGACGCTCGAGGAGATCTTCCTCACGTTCTACGGCCGGGAGGCAACGTCATGACGATCGCACCCGAGCGCACTCGGACGGCCCTCGCGTCGTCTGCTCAGCCGCCGCAGTCGCTCACTGCGCTGCGTGCCGTGGTGCGTCACGGCCTGCGCGGCAAGCTGCGCACGCTGCTCGCGTGGGGCGGCTCGCTGGGCGCCCTCGGCGCGTTCGAGGTGGCGATCTACCCGTCGGTCCAGGACTCGATCGAGAAGGTGATCAAGAGCTATCCCGCCGCGTTGAAGGACGCGTTCGGCGTGGAGGGGATGAACACCGTGGAGGGCTACCTCCACGCCGAGATGTTCAGCCTGATCGTGCCTCTGGCGATGGCGTATGTGGCGGTGCGTCTCGTCACCCAAGCGGTGCTGGCGGCGGAGGAGCGCGGGCAGCTCGACACCATCCTCACCCTGCCGTTGTCGCGGCGCGTGTTCGTGGCGGGCGCGTACGTGGTGAGCGCGCTTGTATGCGCAGGGATCCTGGAGATCGTCGCGCTGCTCGCGTTTGTAGCCGGCCGGGCGGCGGGCACCGGGATTTCGCTCGGGCTCGTGTTCGCGGGCTCGATGGGCGTATGGCCGCTCACGCTGTTCGCCGCCGGAGTGGCCGCGTTCGCGGGCGGCTTCCTGCACCGGTCGGCGCCGGCCACAGGCATTGCGATGGGCACCATCGTCGGCATGTACGCGCTCGACCTCGCGGGCCAGCTCGCGAGCGCGCTCGAGCCTGTCCGCTGGGCGTCAGTCTTCCGCTACTACGACGCGCCGCTGAGGCACGGGATCAACCCGCTGTACTTCTTCGCCGTGGCGGCCGTGGGGGTCGGGCTGGCGGTAGTGGGCGCGCTGATCTTCGACCGCCGCGACGTGCTGCACTAGCGGCCCTTGGTCGCACTGCGGCCTGGTGGCTCGCGGTGGGAAGATGACGAGGTTGGACGAGTCACCACGTGATCGGCTGGAACTCAGCGAGCTGGCGGCGGAGCGTGAACGCATCGCGGCCGAGCGCGAGCAGATCGCCGCAGAGCGCGAGCAGGTCGTTGCGGAGCGCGAGCGCCTGACCGCGGCGCGCGCCGACATCTTGAGAGAGCGAGCGGTTCGCCAGGGCCGCCGCGAGGCCGCCTTCGAGACGCTTGAGGTGCTGGCCGACGAACGAACGCGGATAGCGGACGAGCGCGAGCGGATAGCGGACGAGCGCGAAGGGCTCGCCGACCGGCGAGAGCGCGCGATCGATGAGCGCGAGGGCGCCCCCGCGCAGCGGGAACTCGCGCGCGCCGGGCGCGCCGAGCAACGCCGTGCTCGTCAACAAGAGGCAGAGGGCAGAGAAGAGGCGCGCCTGGAGCGAGAGCGGACGAGGGCCGCGACGGCAGAGCAGCGCGACCACGTGGCGCACGAGCGGGAGCGAATTGCCGACGAGCGCGAGCGGATGGCGGACGAGCGCGAGCGCGCAGCCGACGAGCGCGAGCGGCTGGCCGATCAGCGCGAGGGAACGGCGGAGGAGCGTGAGCGCGAACGACGCCGGCGAGCGCACGACAAGCTCGCGCGGGAGCACCAGCAAGCGCGCCGGGAGCAGGCCGCCGTCAACCGTGAGACCGCACAAAGCCTCCGGGAGGCAGCGGAGGAAGACTGGGAAGGGGCGGGCGAGGAGGAGCGCCCCGAGCAGGATTCGAACCTGCGGCCTACTCCTTAGGAGGGAGTCGCTCTATCCATCTGAGCTATCGGGGCCCTGGCGAAGCCCAACGATAGCCCTGGATCACTCCTCTTCGTACAGCGACTCCGCGGCCAGCTCGCGGCCGTTCGGGCCCCACAGCTTCACCTCGATGTAGTCGCCCGTGTAGTTGTCGAGCGAGACGAGGGTGAAGCGGTCCTCGGCCAGGATGCACTGGTCTGTGGTCGTGGGACCGAGCTCCGTGGTGGCCACCGCTCCGTTCTGCACGAGCGCCACGCCCCACACGAGCGCGATCTCGCCGCTTCGCCCCTGGGGGCCGCGCCACGAGCCGACCACGTCATCGGACAGGTCGAGCGACCAGTCGGGGTTCGCCTCGGCGGTCTCGTCCGTGTAGTCGGCGCGAGCCTCGAAGTCGCGCGCCTCGGCTCCCTCGTGGTCGCGCCTGAACGACACGTGCCCGAACAGCTCAAAGCCGTTCGAGGTGTGCGAGGTGGCGGGGACGTAGGTGCGGCCACCGTAGGTGCGGTCGGGAAACCACGTGATCGGCCCCGGGTCGCCGATGTCCTCCTCGGCCTCCACCCGCCGGCACGCCTCGAGGAAGTGATTCGACAGCGCCTCAGCCCAGCGGCCGTACGGCAGCGTCTCGCGCGGGTGCTCGGCGATATAGCGCGGAATCGGTCGCTCGTCAGGCGGCATCGCGCGGCGAGACTAACGCGTCACGCGTCCCGTAGCTGCTCGGCAGCCTTCTCCGGCGGCATGATGTTGAGGTTCACGCCGGTTCCGAGCTCGAGCCCGGCGAGCTTCGTCAGCCGCGGCTCGACGTCGATTCGCCAGCAGAAGTACTCGGCTCCGGACGGCGCCGTGCGCACCCACAGGTTGAGCGGCGGCACCGCGCCGAACAATCGCCCGTAGCGCTCGAGCACGCCGTGCACCATGCGGGCCGCGAGTGCGCCCTCCTCGTGAAAGCTCTTGCGGGGCGTGCGCGGCACGATCTGCACCTCGAACGGCACGCGCGACGCGTACGGGCAGATCGCCACCGCCTCGTCGTCGATCGCGAACGTGCGCTCGCGGAGGCGGACCTCGTCCTGAAGGAGGTCGCCGAGCAGGTTGCGGCCCTGCGTGCGCAGCGCATACGCGGTGAAGCGCTCGCGCTCGCGCGCGATCTGCGCCGGCACGAACGGCAGCGCGTAGAGCTGCGCGTGCGTGTGGGGAAGCGAAGCGCCCGCATCGCGCCCCTCGTTCAGGCTCACGTGCACATACGGCGAATCCGCGTGGAACGCCATCCGCTCCCGCCACACCCCGAACGCCGTCTCCACCTCGTCCGCCGAGAGCTGGCTCAGCGAGGTGACGGGCCGGGGCGAATTGACGATCACCTCGTGGCCACCAACCGCAGGCTGCGAGGCAAAGAACCCAGGCTCACCTCTGCCGGAAGCCAAGGGGTCGATGTCCTCCTCCGACGACCCACCTCGGGCCTCCGACCTAGCCGCCAAGGCGGGATAGAGGTTCGGAACCACCCGCACCTGCCATCCCGGCGTGTCAGGTCCAGAGCCAGAGTTGCGAAGCGCGTAGACCTCAGGCGGGGTCCGATCCTCATGACCCTCCAAGAACGGATCCGTCTGCGGATCCAGCGCCGGTGGCGGCTCCGCGCTGAACCCCCCACCCGGACGGCTCGCCCGGTCCCCCGCGACGATCGTCTTCAGACCCGTGAGCGGGTCGATTCGCAGCTCAGGCAAGCTGCCGAGACTACTGGGCGTACTGCTTGATGTCGGCCACGAGGTCCGCCGCCTTCGTGTACGGCCCCAGGTGGCGCTGCACGATCTTGCCGCTCGAGTCGTAGATCACTGTGGTGGGGAAGGCGCCGACCGCGTTCATCTCGCTGGCGATCTTCAAATTCGGGTCCGAGTAGCTCGGATAGCTCACCGGATACTGGCTGAGGAACTTCTTGGCGTCGCCGTCGTTGTCCTGGCCGTCCACCCCGAGAAAGGCCACGCGCTTCCCGTACTGCACCGACACCTTCTGGAATACGGGGAACTCCTCCCGGCATGGTCCGCACCAGGCGGCCCACTTGTTCACCACCACCGGATGCCCCTTGAGCGCGGCCAGGCGCGCGTTGAAGGCCGCGGTTCCCCCTCCGAGAAGCTGGCCTCCCTGTTTGTGAACCGCCGCCAGCGCGGGGGGCGAGCCCTTGAACGCCTTCACCTCGGCGCTCTTGCTCGGAGCCTCACTTTTTGCATGTGCGCCGCACCCAGCCAGGAGTGCCGCGCAGACCAGGCTGGCGATTGCGAGACGCATCAACGGGTAATAGGTTGGCACAGCGCCGAATGCCCGATCTTCAACCCGTCCGGCCTTAAGGGTGCTTTAATACACACAGACGCCGCGCTGCTGGGAGGGCGCGGACCTGCTGCTAAAGGGACCGCCTAGCAGCTACACGCCGAGTACCGCCGCCTGAACCCTGCGGCGGATCGCACCGCAGACGGCGCCGCTTTTAAGACTCGTTGGATCGAGAAGCCTCCATGGCTGACAGCACTTCTGCCGTTGTAAATGACCCACCGGTCTCCGCCGGTGATCTCGAGCGCGCCGAGAAGTTCGTGCTCGAACCATTCCTGCTCGAGGGCGAGGATGCTTCGCTCGCGCTCGCCGAGGGCACGCCTCGACGGCGCGCGCTCGACGCCGCGCTTGCGGAGCTCGACGAGGGGCGCGAGCGGCCGTCCGTTGCCTGGCGGCGAGAGTTCTCGCTGCTGCTCGGGCTTGAGCGCCTGCTGTCCGAGGAGGAGCCGCACCTCGCCGACGGCACCACTCTCTCCGCCCACCAGGTGGACGCTCTGTCCGGCACGCTCATCGCCCTCCTCGCGGAGGCGCAGAGCAGCAACGGCAATGGCAACGGCCGCCACGCGCAGAAGTACGAGGAGCTTCCGTCCGGCGAGGAGGAGATCGAAGGCGACGAGGACCTCGACTCAGACGACGAGCCGCTTGACTGGGACGAGAGCGAGGAAGAGGAGGAGGAGCGCGCCTCCGATCAGCTGATCGACGACCCGAACTCCGCCCGCCGCTTCTGGTTCGAGCACGCCACCGGCGCCGGCAAGACCGTGGCCGCGCTCGGCTTCGTGGAGGCCTCGCGCACCGGCGGCGTCCTGATCCTCACCCACCGCCGCAACCTCGTGGACCAGTTCCACGGCGAGCTCTTCGAGCGCGGCTACAAGAAGCGCGTCACCCCGGCGCTGCTTGGCCGCGACAAGGACCCGAAGCACATCGGCCCCGTCACGGTCGAGACCTACCAGTGGTTCGTGCGCAACGCGGGCAACATCTCGGACGCCTACACGATCGTCATCTGCGACGAGGCCCACACCGCGCTCGGCGAGAAGACCTCTTCGGCCATCCGCGACTGGCACGGCCCGATCTTCATCGGCATGACCGCCACCGGCGCTCTCATCGCCCGCCACGTCACCGACCTCTTCCCAACGCAGACCTCGCGCTTCGACCTCGCGCAGGCCGCGCGCCGCGGCGTGATCGCGCCGCTGCGCTGCGTGCGCATCCCGCCCGGCGTGGGGGTGAGGACGATCGCCAAGGTGCCTCTGCGCAAGGGCGAGGTGGACCAGGACTTCGACCAGGAAGAGCTGGCCGCACTCCTCGACCAGGGTCCGTTCAACGCCGCCGTCGCGGACCTCTACCGCGTGCGCTTCAAGGACCTGCCGGGCGTGGTGTACGCCGCGGGCGTGCAGCACGCCTACAACGTGGCCAAGGCTTTCCAGGACGCAGGCATGAAGGCGAAGGGCGTGTCGGGCGAGACTCCCAAACGCGAGCTCACGCGGATCCTCGCCGCGTACGAGCGCGGGGAGATCGACGTGCTCGTGAACGCCCAGCTGCTCGCCGAGGGCTGGAACTCACCGCGTGCCACGGTGTGCATGCACCTCGCGCCCACGGCGTCCAAGCGCATCTACCAGCAGCGCGTCGGACGCGTTACGCGCCGCCATCCGGGCAAGGAGGCGGGCATCGTCGTGGACTTCGTCCACCCCGCCACCACGCACGACGACCCTGTGGTCACGCTCCACTCCCTGCTCGACCGCGACGTTTACCGCGGTGGGGCGATCGTGGTGGGCCCGGTGCGCCGCGGACGCGGGCGCCGCATCCGCGTGGAGCGGCGCGTGCTTCCGGTCACCGCCGATCCCGAGCGTCGCGCCAGCGTGTTCGAGCGCGAGCTGTGGCGGATCGCGGTGGAGAACCTGTCGTGGTCCGAGCAGCACGTGTGGGCCGCTCTCGCAGGCGCGCGCGTGGCGTCCAACAACTGGCGCCGCGCGAAGGCGATGATCCACTTCGACAACACCGGCGAGCTCCGGCGCCGCTTCCTCATCACCTGCCTGCAGCGCAACCGCAACTCGCAGCTGCGCATCCGTGCGCTCCAGGAGATCGCCGCGGCGCGCGACGCCGAGGCGTTCGACGAGGCGGTGGAGATCGTGGGCGGCTGGTCGCGTGACGAGCGCCGCGAAGGCGTGAAGGTGCTGCTGCAGGCGCTCGCCGAACGCTCGATCGGGCGCCGCGACCAGGCGAGCGCGTGGCTGTGGCGGCTTGCTGAGTACACGCGCGAGGTGCACGAGGAGTACGCGGTGCAGCGCTGGCCGGAGACCAAGAGGCTGCTCGGCCTGCTCGTCAACTCTTCCGGCGGCGCGCATGCGCGCAACGCTCGCCGGCTGGTGCACGCCTCCCGCAAGCAGGACCGCCGACTCGCGGCCGCGCTGCTCGCGGCCGCGCTGGCTCACACGCCTGAGGCCGAGGAGGTGCTGCGCGGAGCGCGCACCCGCATGGCGCGCAAGCCGTCGGCGCTCGCGCGTGAGCTGCTTCGCAACTTCCCCAAGGGCCGCCGCCGTCGAGGCGGGCGGCGCCGGCGCGGCAAGGGCGCGCAGCAGGAGGAGGCCGCGCAGCAGCAGAACGGCGACGCCACGGTCACCACGCAATCCGAAGAGGATCAGCCGGAGAGCGGCGACGACGAAGCGGGATCTTCGGATGAGCCCGAGGCCGAAGCCGAGGAGAAGCCCAAGCCCAAGCGCCGCTCGCGCGCGAAGAAGCCGAAGCAGCCGGTGGCCGACGCCCCGGACGCCGACGCCGTGGCGGCCGACGAACCCGCGGCCGACGAGTCCGAAGCCGCCTAGTCCGCGCTGCCCGGCACGGCCTGGTCGAGCGCAGCGATCGCGTCGTCGAGCGTCTCGTGCACGGAGAACATCCGGTTGAGGCCGGTGATGTCGAAGATGCGCGCCATCGTCGGATCCGGACACAGCACCGCGAGCATGCCGCCGCGCGGACGCAGTCTCTTCATGCCGCTCACGAGGATGCCAAGCGTGGTGGAGTCGATGAAGGTGGCGTCTGACAGGTCGAGAATGAGCTTCCTCTTGCCACGCTCGATGGCCCCGTTCACGTGGTCCTTGAGTTCGGGTGCCGCGTACAGATCGACCTCGCCCTCAAGCTTGATGATGATGAGATCCCCCGCGAGGGACTCTTCGCCTATCTGAAAGTTCATTACGGCCATCCGTGTATGCGTGTGACAGCGCCCTCAGGTCACCGCATTCCCGGGCCAGCGGTTTGCGGTACCCGCGATCGAGTCCATGTCGGCTTCGGCCCCCGACGGATCAAAGGCGGACCTGGGCCTGCGCCCTACAGTAACCGTCACTCCTGGTTTCCGCCAGTCGAGTTTTCTACTGGCGCAAATGGATGGACTTTTAGCGCGAAAGGTGCACTTCGCCAGCATCCAGCGCCACCCGTCCGGAGGCGGTTTCCACCAGAAGAGCGCCCGACTCGTCGATTCCGGTGGCGGTTCCCTCGCCGCCCTGCCAGCGCACCTTCTGGCCCTCGAGGGCATCGCGTGAGCGCCAAGCCGCCACGATCTCGGCGGGCTCGCTTGCGAGGCTCGAGTCGAGTGCCAAGAGAAGCGTGTCGAGGAGCGCCTCGCGCGGGGGCGGGTCTGAGCTCGTCGCGGCGGCGATTGAGGTGGCGAGATCGCGCAGCTCCTCGGGGAACTCCTCCTGCGCGGTGCTCACGTTGAGCCCGATCCCGAGCACGGCCCAGCCCTCCTGCGGCCGCCCTTCAACGAGGATGCCGGCCAGCTTGCGGCGTTCTATCCACACGTCGTTCGGCCACTTGATCTCACAGCGCACGTCCGCGCTCTCCTCGCACGCGCGGCACACCGCCACAGCCGCGGCGAGCGGCAGGTGGGCCTGCGCGACGCCGAGATCGCGGAGGACCACGGACATCAGCAGCGCCTTGCCCGCGGGCGCCACCCACGCGCGTCCCTGGCGTCCGCGGCCGGCGCTCTGCTCGTCGGCCGTGACGAGTGTGCCGTGCGGCGCGCCCCGCAGCGCCAGCTCCTTCGCCCGCTCGTTCGTGGAGTCGGTGGTGCGGTGGTGCACCCGCGGCGTGCCGATCATCGCGGCGTGATCCGGACCTCGGTGTCGGGCGCGAGCTGGAGCGTGGCGGCGGCGTCGCCGCGGTTGATCGCGATCGCGAGGGAGCGGTAGGAGTCCTCGTACACGAGGATGTCGCCCGAGCGGACGTCCGCGAACGTGTGCGCCATCACGCCGTTGAAGTGTTCGGTGCCGCGCTGGATCTCCACCTGGCCGCCGAGCACGATGCCGGTGCCGGCCAGCTCCGCGTGGGACACGTTCAGCGCCGCGTTGCCGAAGCGGTCGATCGTGAGCACGTGGGCCACGAGAGCGTCGCCCTCCTTGCGCGGCTCGGGCAGCACGATCGTCTCGAGCTGGTCCGGGTCGAGCGGCTCGCCGGCCTCCGCCAGCTCGTCGCCGCGCGCGAGGTGCGCCGCCACGGGGCAGAACACGTCGCGCCCGTGGAAGGTGGCGGACACGGGCTCGAGCCGGTGCGGGGAGCGCGACACGTCCACCGCCTCCACCACGCCGCCCGCGCGTTCCGCGGCGAGGCTCAGCAGGCCGTTGTCGGGGCCCACGAACATGCGCCCGTCCTCGGTGCGCAGCGCCACCGCGCGCCGCTCGGTGCCCACCTGGGGGTCCACGATCGCCACGTGCACGCCCACCGGCAGGTAGGGGAGCGTGCCGCGCAGCACGAGCGCGCCTTGGCGGACGTCGTGGCGGGCGATGCCGTGGCTCAGGTCGATCACGCGCGCGTCGGGCGCGATGCTCGCGATCACCGCGTGGCACACGCCCACGAAGTCGTCTTCGCGGCCGTAGTCGGTGAGCAGGGTGAGGATCACGTCGCGTCCTCGAGCAACGCGTCCACGAGGCCATCGATGTCGTGGCGCTCGGCTTCCACGTGCACCGTCAGCCCGAGCTCGCGGGCGGTCTCGCTCGTCACCGGGCCGATCGACACCACGCGCGTGCGATTCCCAACCCGTCCTCCGGCCTCGGTGAAGAAGCGCACGGTGGAGCTGCTCGTGAAGGTCACGTAGTCGGCGCTTGCCGCCTTCTCGAGCTGCCGGTCGCTCAGCGGCTCGGCCACCGTGTCGTAGAGAGCCACCACGTCCACCTCGGCACCGCGCTCGCGCAGCGCTTCTGGCAGGAGGTCGCGCGCCTCTGCGGCGCGCGCTATCAGCACCCGGCGGCCAGCCACAGGCACGTCCTCGAGCGCCTCCACCAGCGCCTCGGCCACGGAGCGCTCGGGCACCACGTCGGCGCGGATGCCGCGCCTGTGCAGCTCGGCGGCCGTGCCGGGGCCGATCGCCGCCACCGTCGCCCCGGCCAGCGCCCGAGCGTCCGCGCCGAGCTCGGCCAGCGCGTCCATCAGGAGCGCCGCGCCGTTCGGGCTCGTCACGCACACGAGCGCGTACTCGCTCATCGCCTCCACAGCCGCGCGTACCTCGCCGGCCACCCGGCGCGGTTCGATGCGGATGGCGGGCGTCTCCACCACCTCGGCGCCGAGCGCCCCGAGCCGCGCCGCCAGGCCGCTCGCCTGCGCCCGCGCGCGTGTGACCACCACGCTGCGGCCGAACAGCGGCCGCTCCTCGAGCCAGGCGAGCTGCTCGCGCAGCTTCGCCACGGGCCCCACGAGCGTGATCGCGGGCGGCCGGATGCCCGCCTCGGCCACACGCTTGTCGATGTCCGCGAGCACGCCCGCCACCGTCCGCTGCCCGGGCAGCGTGCCACGCTCCACCACCGCCACGTGCTCGTCCTCGGGTCGGCCCGCCTCGATCAGCCGCCTGGCGATTCCCTCCAGGTTCCCCACGCCCATGTAGAGCACGAGCGTGCCCGGGAAGCTCGCGAGCGCGGGCCAGTCGAGAGCCGAGTCCTCCTTCTCCGGATCCTCGTGCCCGGTGATGAACGCCACGGCTGACGCCTCGTCGCGATGCGTCACCGGGATGCCCGCGTAGGCGGGCGCCGCCACGCCGGCGGTCACGGCGGGCACCACCTCGAACGGGATGCCGGCCTCGCGCAGCGCCTGCGCCTCCTCGCCGCCGCGCCCGAACACAAACGGGTCGCCGCCCTTCAGGCGCACCACCCGCTTGCCCTCGCCGCCCAGCTTCACGAGCAGCTCGTTGATCTCCTCCTGGCGCATCGTGTGGCCGCCGGGCTGCTTGCCCACGTACACGAGCTCCGCGTCCGGCCGCGCGCCATCCAGGGCCCCCGGCGGGATCAGCCGGTCGTGCAGGATCGCGTCCGCCTCGGCGACCAGCTCGAGCGAGCGGCGCGTCATCAGCCCGGGATCGCCCGGGCCCGCGCCCACCAGATAGACCATGCCCTTGTAAGCAGCCACGAGAAGGGATTACATACCTACTGATGCAGCAGCGCCGTCTCGACGAGCTGTAACGCCGAGCCCGAGCACCGCCTTGGGCCGGCCGCCCTACGGGGCGGCGGCCTCCGCCTGGGCGAGCACGTCGGTCGCGCCCGCGAGGATCAGACGCTCCGCGAGCTGGAGTCCCAGCTCCGCCGGCTCGTCCACGTCGCCCACCATCTCGTCGCGGATCCACACGCTCCCGTCGGGCAGCCCGACGAAAGCGTCCATCACGAGCGCGTCGCCCTCGAAGCGCGCGTACGCGGCCACCGGCGTGCGGCAGGTGGCGTCGAGCGCGGACACCACGGCGCGCTCGGCGGTGAGGCAGATGAGCGAGTCGCGGTCCGTGAGCTGGGCCGCGAGCTCGGCGATCTCCTCGTCGCCCTCACGAGCCTCGAGCGCGAGGCAGCCCTGACCGGGAGCGGGAGTGAGATCGATGGGGTTGCCCTCGCTCGCGCGGCCGAGCCGTTCGAGGCCGGCGGCGGCGAGAACGATGGCGTCGTAGTCGCCGTCGGCGAGCTTGCGCAGCCGGGTGTCCACGTTGCCGCGAAGCTCGAGCACATCGAGGTCCGGCCGCTCGGCGAGAAGCTGAGCCTGACGCCGCAGGCTCGCGGTCCCGACTCGCGCGCCTTCCTCAAGCTCGTCAAGGGAAGGGACACCACACAACGAGTCGCGCGGGTCCACGCGCTCGGGCACGCCGACGATCGCCAGTCCGTCCGGCAGCACGCCCGGCACGTCCTTCGCCGAATGAACCGCGAGATCCACGTCGCCCGCGAGCAGCTCTTCCTCGATCTCCTTGACGAAGCGCGACTTGTCCTCCCGCACCGCACCCTTGTCGCCGGAGGTCGTGATCGAGACGAGCTCTACCTCCGCGCCGAGCTCCCGCAGTGCGTCCGCCACCAGACCGCTCTGCGCGAGTGCTAGGGCGCTGCCTCGGGTGCCGATTCGAATTTGCACCCACCGCAGTTTGCCGGACGGGGCCTACCTGACTCGCCGAGAGATGTGTCGGGGCGCGAAGCTCGGGTCGCCGGAATAGTCGATTCGGAGCAGTCCGCGCCGCGAAGGAGCGCGGCCAAACCGGAAAACCAACCGGAAGCCCCCGCGTCTCACCGCGGCGTGTGCGCGGTAACGCTTCTTCTTCACCGAATACGTGCAGCGGACGGTTCCAGTGGCGGTGCGCGACAGGCGCCCGACGATCTCGAGCCGGTGTGCCCCGAGCCGGACTACCGTCACCTTCAGGTGCGGCCGGCTGGGCAGCGGGCTTGGAGGATTCGGCACCGGCACCACCGGCGGCACGGCCACGAAGCCGACGGCCACGGGTCCGCACGACACGTAGTCCGAGAGGTTGCCGAGCGCGTCGGCCGCGCGTACGCGGAAGGAGTAAACGCCTCCCGGCGCGCCTGCATAGCTGCTTGAGGTCAGGCCCGTTGAGTTCAGCCAGGGAACAAAAGGGCCACCGCTATTCGAGACGTCCACGTCGTAGCTCGCGATGTTGGAGGAGTCAGTGGCGCTCCAACCGATCACGAGGTTGGGATTCGTCCCGCCGCTCGCTGAGCAGCCGATCGCGGGGGCGGGAGGCGTCGAATCCACATGCAGCGTCTCGGCGTCTGCCGCCGAAAAAGTCTCCGCGTACGCGCCCTGTTGAGCGGTTGCGCTGATGTCATAGGAGCCATCGGCCGTCCCGCGCACCGACCATTGGTGGGTGTCGGCTTGGCCGGCTGCCAATGTGCCTCCACCCGGGC
This portion of the Thermoleophilaceae bacterium genome encodes:
- a CDS encoding SAM-dependent chlorinase/fluorinase translates to MILTLLTDYGREDDFVGVCHAVIASIAPDARVIDLSHGIARHDVRQGALVLRGTLPYLPVGVHVAIVDPQVGTERRAVALRTEDGRMFVGPDNGLLSLAAERAGGVVEAVDVSRSPHRLEPVSATFHGRDVFCPVAAHLARGDELAEAGEPLDPDQLETIVLPEPRKEGDALVAHVLTIDRFGNAALNVSHAELAGTGIVLGGQVEIQRGTEHFNGVMAHTFADVRSGDILVYEDSYRSLAIAINRGDAAATLQLAPDTEVRITPR
- the cobA gene encoding uroporphyrinogen-III C-methyltransferase; the protein is MAAYKGMVYLVGAGPGDPGLMTRRSLELVAEADAILHDRLIPPGALDGARPDAELVYVGKQPGGHTMRQEEINELLVKLGGEGKRVVRLKGGDPFVFGRGGEEAQALREAGIPFEVVPAVTAGVAAPAYAGIPVTHRDEASAVAFITGHEDPEKEDSALDWPALASFPGTLVLYMGVGNLEGIARRLIEAGRPEDEHVAVVERGTLPGQRTVAGVLADIDKRVAEAGIRPPAITLVGPVAKLREQLAWLEERPLFGRSVVVTRARAQASGLAARLGALGAEVVETPAIRIEPRRVAGEVRAAVEAMSEYALVCVTSPNGAALLMDALAELGADARALAGATVAAIGPGTAAELHRRGIRADVVPERSVAEALVEALEDVPVAGRRVLIARAAEARDLLPEALRERGAEVDVVALYDTVAEPLSDRQLEKAASADYVTFTSSSTVRFFTEAGGRVGNRTRVVSIGPVTSETARELGLTVHVEAERHDIDGLVDALLEDAT
- the hemC gene encoding hydroxymethylbilane synthase; the protein is MQIRIGTRGSALALAQSGLVADALRELGAEVELVSITTSGDKGAVREDKSRFVKEIEEELLAGDVDLAVHSAKDVPGVLPDGLAIVGVPERVDPRDSLCGVPSLDELEEGARVGTASLRRQAQLLAERPDLDVLELRGNVDTRLRKLADGDYDAIVLAAAGLERLGRASEGNPIDLTPAPGQGCLALEAREGDEEIAELAAQLTDRDSLICLTAERAVVSALDATCRTPVAAYARFEGDALVMDAFVGLPDGSVWIRDEMVGDVDEPAELGLQLAERLILAGATDVLAQAEAAAP